The Athene noctua chromosome 26, bAthNoc1.hap1.1, whole genome shotgun sequence genome has a window encoding:
- the PHLDB1 gene encoding pleckstrin homology-like domain family B member 1 isoform X3 — protein sequence MQQPGPSWLFLLLRSCSRAWAQPRGRGLAGLRGLQMLGSTTLPLLGDMGTLPRRVPLGARARTRWQQPVPEGAQCLLVGTMEASGRTPASPTRRVQTIIQNSPLDLIDTGKGLKVQTEKPHLVSLGSGRLSTAITLLPLEEGRTTIGTAARDIVLQGPGLAPQHCYIENVRGTLTLHPCGNACTVDGVPLRRPTRLTQGCTICLGQATFLRFNHPAEAKRMKSMIPAGGRSPAALYGLPAKPEALANGGRQQSELGCPSHSSLVSSIEKDLQDIMDSLVLEEPASPKKLPACGRSPLSPVVNGGGRCLLSPPPSPGAASGGSSYENYSPLSSPASSGGYTSPSPSSQEQGPAVPPLVPLRSSSYNHAVQPPPLPSGGPGDPWPAERLGDHRAGSPRLTPRAAPRPRAALQERPPSPFREPRDPLAPSRQPAGRPVPESRLQPPESPRVARRNVDSMRELPPLSPSLSRRAASPRVAPDAPSPQPRLGREVPGSPRAQRRGPEELRGTGSPSPPLPAETPQRRPSFGACLSPAHGLGSPAVPSPRQSPRAPRKPLGDPRPPQGPRERKNSITEISDNEDELLEYHRRQRQERVREQEMERLERQRLETILNLCAEYTKTDSAELGDVHRLLAGDADAGRRVPRVAVALGRAAEELRQRESLERSDEENLKEECSSTESTHHEHEELAGPRAKEAQRLEEERAGVLSRLDQLKGRVKELEQQLQETSREAEMERALLQGERESEAARLRQEQEVAQQLQEKISSLDASIRKERDKERAKVDAERKELEQLRALYHESKSHLDKCPESLQEQLREQMRREAEALETEAKLFEDLEFQQLERESRLEEEREARGQQLLQSRAECHRSIARRKEHVAALDAQAAQIRLQSAQEAERLARERNGVLQLLQKEKEKLVSLERRYQLVTGGRSFPKMSSALREETLHISEPYELLEGTKPLSPLPAAAASLASSAACSYPKAQEEYMRLSDVFRFCSNAHGPSLDTKASAAAPAAAQRSFLLAVPPAADEYVTIEQLSGILGGLCAPAASPLGGTPPAPSSSGCAPPPPPPLPSLSSSSVFAEMEQQLLGDLVWLPALDLEKWYQEAMAGFETSSSSVSPPSSPPPLPAKAHSSHKPLQVYRAKTEGDAGALTPRMKSGTPSSSQLNLSVLGRSPSPKGPPSPAGSLPRNLAATLQDIETKRQLALQQKGQQVIEEQKRRLAELKQKAAAEAQSQWEALHGQTPFPAAFPLLVHHSILHHHRPHGVGPRTEELDHAYDTLSLESSDSMETSISTSNNSACSPDNVSSASGMEVGKIEEMEKMLKEAHAEKSRLMESREREMELRRQALEDERRRREQLERRLQDETARRQKLVEKEVKLREKHFSQARPLTRYLPIRKEDFDLRLHIESSGHSVDTCYHVILTEKMCKGYLVKMGGKIKSWKKRWFVFDRMKRTLSYYVDKHETKLKGVIYFQAIEEVYYDHLRSAAKSPNPALTFCVKTHDRLYFMVAPSAEAMRIWMDVIVTGAEGYTQFMN from the exons ATGCAGCAGCCCGGCCCCTCCTggcttttcctccttctcagaaGTTGTAGCAGGGCCTGGGCTCAGCCGAGGGGCAGGGGCTTGGCTGGGCTGCGGGGTCTCCAGATGCTGGGAAGCACGACCCTTCCGCTCCTGGGGGACATGGGCACCCTGCCGCGGAGGGTCCCGCTCGGCGCCCGGGCCAGGACCAGGTGGCAG CAGCCCGTGCCCGAGGGCGCCCAGTGTCTCCTTGTGGGCACCATGGAGGCCTCCGGCAGGACCCCCGCCAGCCCGACCCGCAGAGTCCAGACCATCATCCAG aaCAGTCCCCTGGACCTGATCGACACGGGCAAGGGGCTGAAGGTGCAGACGGAGAAGCCGCACCTGGTGAGCCTGGGCAGCGGCCGGCTCAGCACCGCCATCACGCTCCTGCCCCTGGAGGAAG GGAGGACCACGATTGGCACGGCCGCGCGGGACATTGTCCTGCAGGGCCCCGGCCTGGCGCCCCAGCACTGCTACATCGAGAACGTGCGGGGGACGCTCACCCTGCACCCCTGCGGCAACGCCTGCACCGTTGACGGCGTGCCGCTGCGGCGGCCCACGCGCCTCACCCAAG gcTGCACCATCTGCCTGGGCCAGGCCACCTTCCTCCGCTTCAACCACCCCGCCGAGGCCAAGCGGATGAAGAGCATGATCCCAGCGGGGGGCAGGAGCCCAGCGGCTCTCTACGGGCTGCCAGCAA AGCCCGAGGCCCTGGCAAACGGTGGCCGCCAGCAGTCGGAGCTCGGGTGTCCCAGCCACAGCTCCCTCGTCAGCTCCATCGAGAAGGACCTGCAGGACATCATGGACTCACTGGTGCTGGAGGAGCCGGCGTCCCCTAAGAAGCTGCCTGCCTGCGGCCGGTCCCCCCTCTCCCCAGTGGTCAATGGGGGCGGGCGCTGCCTCCTGtcccccccgcccagccctggggctgcctCGGGGGGCTCCAGCTATGAGAACTactcccccctctcctccccggcCAGCAGCGGTGGCTACACCAGCCCCTCACccagcagccaggagcagggtcCGGCCGTGCCCCCCCTTGTCCCGCTCCGCTCCTCCAGCTACAACCACGCCGTGCAGCCACCCCCCCTGCCCAGCGGGGGTCCTGGCGATCCTTGGCCAGCCGAGAGGCTCGGGGACCACCGGGCGGGCAGCCCCCGTCTGACCCCCAGGGCAGcgccacggccacgggcagccctgcaggagcggccccccagccccttccgggAGCCGCGGGACCCCCTGGCCCCCAGCCGGCAGCCCGCTGGCAGGCCGGTACCGGAGTCCCGGCTGCAGCCCCCCGAGAGCCCACGGGTGGCCCGGAGGAACGTGGACAGCATGCGGGAGCTGCCCCCTCTGAGCCCCTCCTTGTCACGCCGGGCTGCCAGCCCCCGGGTGGCACCCGacgccccctccccgcagccccggctgggcagggaggtgcccggcagcccccgcgcccaACGCAGAGGCCCAGAGGAGCTGAGGGGCACCGGGAGCCCCTCACCCCCGCTGCCAGCGGAGACCCCCCAACGCCGCCCCAGCTTCGGTGCCTGCCTGAGCCCGGCCCACGGGCTGGGCTCCCCAGCCGTGCCCTCGCCCCGGCAGAGCCCCCGTGCCCCCAGGAAGCCCTTGGGGGACCCACGGCCACCACAGGGGCCACGAGAGCGCAAGAACAGCATCACCGAGATCAGCGACAACGAGGATGAGCTGCTGGAGTACCACcggcggcagcggcaggagcGGGTGCGGGAGCAGGAGATGGAGCGTCTG GAGCGGCAGCGCCTGGAGACCATCCTGAACCTCTGCGCTGAGTACACCAAGACGGACAGCGCCGAGCTGGGCGATGTGCACCGGCTCCTGGCCGGCGACGCGGATGCTGGCCGGCGGGTGCCCAGGGTTGCTGTGGCTCTGGGCCGTGCCGCCGAGGAGCTGcggcagagggagagcctggagaGGTCAGATGAGGAGAACCTGAAGGAGGAGTGCAGCAGCACCGAGAGCACCCACCACGAG CACGAGGAGCTGGCGGGCCCCCGGGCCAAGGAGGCgcagcggctggaggaggagCGTGCTGGCGTCCTCAGCCGCCTGGACCAGCTCAAGGGCCGCGTCaaggagctggagcagcagctgcaggagacTTCACGAGAG GCGGAGATGGAGCGGGCGCTGCTGCAGGGTGAGCGGGAGTCGGAGGCGGCGCGGCTGCggcaggagcaggaggtggcgcagcagctgcaggagaagaTCTCCAGCCTGGACGCCAGCATCCGGAAGGAGCGGGACAAG GAAAGGGCAAAGGTTGATGCTGAAAGGAAGGAGCTAGAGCAACTCCGGGCACTTTACCATGAGTCGAAGAGCCACCTTGATAAGTGCCCCGAGTCACTGCAGGAGCAGTTGCGGGAGCAAATGCGAAGG GAGGCGGAGGCGCTGGAGACGGAGGCCAAGCTGTTTGAGGACCTGGAGTTCCAGCAGCTGGAGCGGGAGAGCCGCCTCGAGGAGGAGCGCGAGGCACggggccagcagctcctgcagagccGGGCCGAGTGCCACCGCAGCATCGCCCGCAGGAAG GAGCACGTGGCCGCGCTGGATGCCCAGGCTGCCCAGATCCGGCTGCAGAGCGCCCAGGAGGCCGAGCGCCTGGCCAGGGAGAGGAACGGCGTCCTGCAGCTCCTGCAAAAG GAGAAGGAGAAGCTCGTGTCTCTGGAGAGGCGCTACCAGCTCGTCACGGGTGGCAGGAGCTTCCCCAAAATGTCTTCAGCTCTCAGAGAG GAGACCCTCCATATCTCAGAGCCTTATGAGCTGTTGGAGGGAACTAAGCCCCTGagccccctgccagcagcagctgcctccttaGCTTCTTCTGCCGCCTGCTCCTACCCCAAGGCGCAAGAG GAGTACATGAGGCTGTCTGACGTTTTCAGGTTCTGCAGCAATGCGCACGGCCCCAGCCTGGACACTAAAGCTTCTGCCGCTGCCCCTGCTGCCGCTCAGCGCTCTTTCTTGCTTGCTGTACCTCCCGCAGCCGACGAG TACGTGACCATTGAGCAGCTCTCGGGCATCCTGGGCGGCCTCTGTGCCCCTGCTGCTTCCCCACTGGGCGGCACCCCTCCGGCTCCTTCATCCTCAGGCtgcgctcctcctcctcctcctcctcttccatctctctcttcttcctccgTCTTTGCAGAG ATGGAGCAGCAGCTTCTGGGGGACCTGGTGTGGCTCCCGGCTCTTGATTTAGAGAAGTGGTACCAGGAGGCCATGGCTGGCTTTgagacctcctcctcctctgtctcccctccttcttcccctcctccacTTCCAGCTAAAGCTCATTCCTCTCACAAGCCTCTCCAG GTCTATCGTGCCAAAACAGAGGGTGACGCTGGTGCTCTCACCCCTCGGATGAAGAGTGGGACCCCCTCGTCCTCGCAGCTCAACCTCTCCGTGCTGGGACGCAGCCCCTCACCCAAG GGCCCCCCGAGCCCGGCGGGCAGCCTGCCCCGCAACCTGGCAGCCACACTGCAGGACATCGAGACCAAGCGCCAGCTGGCCCTGCAGCAGAAGG GCCAGCAGGTGATCGAGGAGCAGAAGCGGCGGCTGGCGGAGCTGAAGCAGAAAGCGGCTGCCGAGGCTCAGTCGCAGTGGGAAGCCCTGCACGGGCAGACCCCCTTCCCCGCTGCCTTCCCCCTGCTCGTGCATCACTCCATCCTCCACCACCACCGTCCCCACGGTGTTGGGCCCCGGACAGAGGAGCTGGACCACGCCTACGACACCCTCAGCCTGGAGAGCTCAGACAGCATGGAGACCAGCATCTCCACCAGCAACAACTCCGCCTGCTCACCTGACAATGTCTCCAG TGCCAGCGGGATGGAGGTGGGGAAGATCGAGGAGATGGAGAAGATGTTGAAGGAGGCGCACGCGGAGAAGTCGCGGCTGATGGAGTCGCGG GAGCGAGAGATGGAGCTGCGGCGGCAGGCACTGGAGGACGAGCGCCGGCGCCGGGAGCAGCTGGAACGTCGGCTGCAGGATGAGACTGCGCGGCGGCAGAAGCTGGTGGAGAAGGAGGTCAAGCTGCGGGAGAAGCACTTCTCGCAG GCTCGTCCCCTGACGCGGTACCTCCCCATCCGCAAAGAGGATTTCGACCTGCGGCTGCACATTGAGTCCTCGGGCCACAGCGTGGACACGTGTTACCATGTCATCCTGACGGAGAAGATGTGCAAGGGCTACCTCGTCAAGATGGGCGGCAAGATCAAGTCTTGGAAGAAGCGCTGGTTTGTCTTTGACCGCATGAAGCGCACCCTCTCGTACTACGTGG ATAAACACGAAACGAAGCTGAAGGGAGTCATCTACTTCCAAGCCATCGAAGAGGTTTACTACGACCACCTCCGCAGCGCCGCAAAG aGCCCTAACCCTGCTCTCACCTTCTGTGTCAAGACCCACGACCGCCTCTACTTCATGGTGGCGCCCTCGGCTGAGGCCATGCGCATCTGGATGGACGTCATTGTCACCGGGGCCGAGGGCTACACCCAGTTCATGAACTGA
- the PHLDB1 gene encoding pleckstrin homology-like domain family B member 1 isoform X12, whose amino-acid sequence MQQPGPSWLFLLLRSCSRAWAQPRGRGLAGLRGLQMLGSTTLPLLGDMGTLPRRVPLGARARTRWQQPVPEGAQCLLVGTMEASGRTPASPTRRVQTIIQNSPLDLIDTGKGLKVQTEKPHLVSLGSGRLSTAITLLPLEEGRTTIGTAARDIVLQGPGLAPQHCYIENVRGTLTLHPCGNACTVDGVPLRRPTRLTQGCTICLGQATFLRFNHPAEAKRMKSMIPAGGRSPAALYGLPAKPEALANGGRQQSELGCPSHSSLVSSIEKDLQDIMDSLVLEEPASPKKLPACGRSPLSPVVNGGGRCLLSPPPSPGAASGGSSYENYSPLSSPASSGGYTSPSPSSQEQGPAVPPLVPLRSSSYNHAVQPPPLPSGGPGDPWPAERLGDHRAGSPRLTPRAAPRPRAALQERPPSPFREPRDPLAPSRQPAGRPVPESRLQPPESPRVARRNVDSMRELPPLSPSLSRRAASPRVAPDAPSPQPRLGREVPGSPRAQRRGPEELRGTGSPSPPLPAETPQRRPSFGACLSPAHGLGSPAVPSPRQSPRAPRKPLGDPRPPQGPRERKNSITEISDNEDELLEYHRRQRQERVREQEMERLERQRLETILNLCAEYTKTDSAELGDVHRLLAGDADAGRRVPRVAVALGRAAEELRQRESLERSDEENLKEECSSTESTHHEHEELAGPRAKEAQRLEEERAGVLSRLDQLKGRVKELEQQLQETSREAEMERALLQGERESEAARLRQEQEVAQQLQEKISSLDASIRKERDKERAKVDAERKELEQLRALYHESKSHLDKCPESLQEQLREQMRREAEALETEAKLFEDLEFQQLERESRLEEEREARGQQLLQSRAECHRSIARRKEHVAALDAQAAQIRLQSAQEAERLARERNGVLQLLQKEKEKLVSLERRYQLVTGGRSFPKMSSALREVYRAKTEGDAGALTPRMKSGTPSSSQLNLSVLGRSPSPKGPPSPAGSLPRNLAATLQDIETKRQLALQQKAEPLPAEPSQPGDLPGQQVIEEQKRRLAELKQKAAAEAQSQWEALHGQTPFPAAFPLLVHHSILHHHRPHGVGPRTEELDHAYDTLSLESSDSMETSISTSNNSACSPDNVSSASGMEVGKIEEMEKMLKEAHAEKSRLMESREREMELRRQALEDERRRREQLERRLQDETARRQKLVEKEVKLREKHFSQARPLTRYLPIRKEDFDLRLHIESSGHSVDTCYHVILTEKMCKGYLVKMGGKIKSWKKRWFVFDRMKRTLSYYVDKHETKLKGVIYFQAIEEVYYDHLRSAAKSPNPALTFCVKTHDRLYFMVAPSAEAMRIWMDVIVTGAEGYTQFMN is encoded by the exons ATGCAGCAGCCCGGCCCCTCCTggcttttcctccttctcagaaGTTGTAGCAGGGCCTGGGCTCAGCCGAGGGGCAGGGGCTTGGCTGGGCTGCGGGGTCTCCAGATGCTGGGAAGCACGACCCTTCCGCTCCTGGGGGACATGGGCACCCTGCCGCGGAGGGTCCCGCTCGGCGCCCGGGCCAGGACCAGGTGGCAG CAGCCCGTGCCCGAGGGCGCCCAGTGTCTCCTTGTGGGCACCATGGAGGCCTCCGGCAGGACCCCCGCCAGCCCGACCCGCAGAGTCCAGACCATCATCCAG aaCAGTCCCCTGGACCTGATCGACACGGGCAAGGGGCTGAAGGTGCAGACGGAGAAGCCGCACCTGGTGAGCCTGGGCAGCGGCCGGCTCAGCACCGCCATCACGCTCCTGCCCCTGGAGGAAG GGAGGACCACGATTGGCACGGCCGCGCGGGACATTGTCCTGCAGGGCCCCGGCCTGGCGCCCCAGCACTGCTACATCGAGAACGTGCGGGGGACGCTCACCCTGCACCCCTGCGGCAACGCCTGCACCGTTGACGGCGTGCCGCTGCGGCGGCCCACGCGCCTCACCCAAG gcTGCACCATCTGCCTGGGCCAGGCCACCTTCCTCCGCTTCAACCACCCCGCCGAGGCCAAGCGGATGAAGAGCATGATCCCAGCGGGGGGCAGGAGCCCAGCGGCTCTCTACGGGCTGCCAGCAA AGCCCGAGGCCCTGGCAAACGGTGGCCGCCAGCAGTCGGAGCTCGGGTGTCCCAGCCACAGCTCCCTCGTCAGCTCCATCGAGAAGGACCTGCAGGACATCATGGACTCACTGGTGCTGGAGGAGCCGGCGTCCCCTAAGAAGCTGCCTGCCTGCGGCCGGTCCCCCCTCTCCCCAGTGGTCAATGGGGGCGGGCGCTGCCTCCTGtcccccccgcccagccctggggctgcctCGGGGGGCTCCAGCTATGAGAACTactcccccctctcctccccggcCAGCAGCGGTGGCTACACCAGCCCCTCACccagcagccaggagcagggtcCGGCCGTGCCCCCCCTTGTCCCGCTCCGCTCCTCCAGCTACAACCACGCCGTGCAGCCACCCCCCCTGCCCAGCGGGGGTCCTGGCGATCCTTGGCCAGCCGAGAGGCTCGGGGACCACCGGGCGGGCAGCCCCCGTCTGACCCCCAGGGCAGcgccacggccacgggcagccctgcaggagcggccccccagccccttccgggAGCCGCGGGACCCCCTGGCCCCCAGCCGGCAGCCCGCTGGCAGGCCGGTACCGGAGTCCCGGCTGCAGCCCCCCGAGAGCCCACGGGTGGCCCGGAGGAACGTGGACAGCATGCGGGAGCTGCCCCCTCTGAGCCCCTCCTTGTCACGCCGGGCTGCCAGCCCCCGGGTGGCACCCGacgccccctccccgcagccccggctgggcagggaggtgcccggcagcccccgcgcccaACGCAGAGGCCCAGAGGAGCTGAGGGGCACCGGGAGCCCCTCACCCCCGCTGCCAGCGGAGACCCCCCAACGCCGCCCCAGCTTCGGTGCCTGCCTGAGCCCGGCCCACGGGCTGGGCTCCCCAGCCGTGCCCTCGCCCCGGCAGAGCCCCCGTGCCCCCAGGAAGCCCTTGGGGGACCCACGGCCACCACAGGGGCCACGAGAGCGCAAGAACAGCATCACCGAGATCAGCGACAACGAGGATGAGCTGCTGGAGTACCACcggcggcagcggcaggagcGGGTGCGGGAGCAGGAGATGGAGCGTCTG GAGCGGCAGCGCCTGGAGACCATCCTGAACCTCTGCGCTGAGTACACCAAGACGGACAGCGCCGAGCTGGGCGATGTGCACCGGCTCCTGGCCGGCGACGCGGATGCTGGCCGGCGGGTGCCCAGGGTTGCTGTGGCTCTGGGCCGTGCCGCCGAGGAGCTGcggcagagggagagcctggagaGGTCAGATGAGGAGAACCTGAAGGAGGAGTGCAGCAGCACCGAGAGCACCCACCACGAG CACGAGGAGCTGGCGGGCCCCCGGGCCAAGGAGGCgcagcggctggaggaggagCGTGCTGGCGTCCTCAGCCGCCTGGACCAGCTCAAGGGCCGCGTCaaggagctggagcagcagctgcaggagacTTCACGAGAG GCGGAGATGGAGCGGGCGCTGCTGCAGGGTGAGCGGGAGTCGGAGGCGGCGCGGCTGCggcaggagcaggaggtggcgcagcagctgcaggagaagaTCTCCAGCCTGGACGCCAGCATCCGGAAGGAGCGGGACAAG GAAAGGGCAAAGGTTGATGCTGAAAGGAAGGAGCTAGAGCAACTCCGGGCACTTTACCATGAGTCGAAGAGCCACCTTGATAAGTGCCCCGAGTCACTGCAGGAGCAGTTGCGGGAGCAAATGCGAAGG GAGGCGGAGGCGCTGGAGACGGAGGCCAAGCTGTTTGAGGACCTGGAGTTCCAGCAGCTGGAGCGGGAGAGCCGCCTCGAGGAGGAGCGCGAGGCACggggccagcagctcctgcagagccGGGCCGAGTGCCACCGCAGCATCGCCCGCAGGAAG GAGCACGTGGCCGCGCTGGATGCCCAGGCTGCCCAGATCCGGCTGCAGAGCGCCCAGGAGGCCGAGCGCCTGGCCAGGGAGAGGAACGGCGTCCTGCAGCTCCTGCAAAAG GAGAAGGAGAAGCTCGTGTCTCTGGAGAGGCGCTACCAGCTCGTCACGGGTGGCAGGAGCTTCCCCAAAATGTCTTCAGCTCTCAGAGAG GTCTATCGTGCCAAAACAGAGGGTGACGCTGGTGCTCTCACCCCTCGGATGAAGAGTGGGACCCCCTCGTCCTCGCAGCTCAACCTCTCCGTGCTGGGACGCAGCCCCTCACCCAAG GGCCCCCCGAGCCCGGCGGGCAGCCTGCCCCGCAACCTGGCAGCCACACTGCAGGACATCGAGACCAAGCGCCAGCTGGCCCTGCAGCAGAAGG CCGAGCCACTCCCAGCAGAGCCCTCGCAGCCGGGCGATCTACCAG GCCAGCAGGTGATCGAGGAGCAGAAGCGGCGGCTGGCGGAGCTGAAGCAGAAAGCGGCTGCCGAGGCTCAGTCGCAGTGGGAAGCCCTGCACGGGCAGACCCCCTTCCCCGCTGCCTTCCCCCTGCTCGTGCATCACTCCATCCTCCACCACCACCGTCCCCACGGTGTTGGGCCCCGGACAGAGGAGCTGGACCACGCCTACGACACCCTCAGCCTGGAGAGCTCAGACAGCATGGAGACCAGCATCTCCACCAGCAACAACTCCGCCTGCTCACCTGACAATGTCTCCAG TGCCAGCGGGATGGAGGTGGGGAAGATCGAGGAGATGGAGAAGATGTTGAAGGAGGCGCACGCGGAGAAGTCGCGGCTGATGGAGTCGCGG GAGCGAGAGATGGAGCTGCGGCGGCAGGCACTGGAGGACGAGCGCCGGCGCCGGGAGCAGCTGGAACGTCGGCTGCAGGATGAGACTGCGCGGCGGCAGAAGCTGGTGGAGAAGGAGGTCAAGCTGCGGGAGAAGCACTTCTCGCAG GCTCGTCCCCTGACGCGGTACCTCCCCATCCGCAAAGAGGATTTCGACCTGCGGCTGCACATTGAGTCCTCGGGCCACAGCGTGGACACGTGTTACCATGTCATCCTGACGGAGAAGATGTGCAAGGGCTACCTCGTCAAGATGGGCGGCAAGATCAAGTCTTGGAAGAAGCGCTGGTTTGTCTTTGACCGCATGAAGCGCACCCTCTCGTACTACGTGG ATAAACACGAAACGAAGCTGAAGGGAGTCATCTACTTCCAAGCCATCGAAGAGGTTTACTACGACCACCTCCGCAGCGCCGCAAAG aGCCCTAACCCTGCTCTCACCTTCTGTGTCAAGACCCACGACCGCCTCTACTTCATGGTGGCGCCCTCGGCTGAGGCCATGCGCATCTGGATGGACGTCATTGTCACCGGGGCCGAGGGCTACACCCAGTTCATGAACTGA